One Rhizoctonia solani chromosome 3, complete sequence genomic region harbors:
- a CDS encoding phosphatidylserine decarboxylase family protein has protein sequence MTPTNPSSKPAGNKMGIGKVLKNVGKIPKGIKSTRSGRTRAKVTQLEGELPAVLLRIQIVGCKDLRAADSNGKSDPFVVISFAGKRLQTPVVNKTLYPEWAPKDATFTFPLYLSTIGSQGSIELVIWDKDRFSKNDYLGEVSLPIDEWFKWNGGNGAAFEEVQWPFNERVLSTDPKNPATGTMQLKIGFVTPPEVNHPIDFQQAYQQLLSHSIMAGLSLDTAPPTRGIGTLGSGDEAEDFDDDGLSSDDEESDDELGPHSPPRTPADLPAHAPLNIRKDSVTQPQAQLSPPQPKPFIPRLFSGVKRPSISRQDSAASTATTGKSDTNGAAAPKPKPPSLAQPTEKRKTRRYKKRGSKDKDIDYQLDAGADIQGIVMIEVSGATDLPKLKNVTRTGWDMDPFVVIAFSKKVFRTRVIRHSRTPVWDEKLLFHVRRHETNFKINFSVLDWDKMSGNDHIGDVSLDLPELMKDLPARDPNTGLYPLLAEPTESELRAFTLDLVPTKEASWEGKHKPTLTIKAKYQPYDALRQRFWRQYLEQYDADNTGLISHIELTSMLDSLGSTLSAQTLDGFFARFNRNPESEELTFNEAVQCLEEELAKPTADRRKVVAEEPSTGTATPLALDPSMVSPGIGTLNFVGQDARPPPGRSNSEIEQVPHESNQNVIDPNNPGQYANINVSSSDEEDSGSASSSSGFERVVNIKTCPLCHRPRLKGKSEADIVTHLAVCASGDWARVDRIVVGNFVTASQAQRKWYTKMLTKITAGDYQLGANSANIIVQNRITGQLEEEKMQGYVRIGIRLLYKGASSRMEGGRARKLLKSMSIKQGQKYDSPESAREIPAFIEFHNLNVEEIKDPLDSFKSFNEFFYRKLKETARPVDEPGNPSRAVSCADCRMMAFETVSEATRLWIKGREFSVKRLLGETYAHEAPKYDGGALGIFRLAPQDYHRFHSPVDGVVGPMTYIAGEYYTVNPQAIRTQLDVYGDNARKIVPIDSPVFGRVMCVCIGAMMVGSIVTTVKEGESIARGQEFGYFAFGGSTIVILFEKGKLKWDDDLLSNSSSTLETLVRVGMGVGIRPA, from the exons ATGACGCCCACTAATCCCTCCTCCAAGCCCGCTGGGAACAAGATGGGTATTGGAAAAGTGCTCAAGAATGTTGGAAAAATACCTAAAGGAATCAAGAGTACTAGGTCAGGTCGTACCCGAGCCAAGGTCACTCAACTTGAGGGCGAGCTGCCTGCGGTCTTACTCAGGATCCAGATCGTAGGATGCAAAGATCTACGCGCGGCCGACTCCAACGGCAAGAGCGATCC TTTCGTGGTCATATCTTTTGCTGGAAAGCGCCTGCAAACTCCCGTTGTCAACAAGACTCTGTATCCCGAATGGGCCCCCAAGGATGCCACTTTTACTTTCCCACTATACCTCTCGACTATAGGTTCCCAGGGATCCATCGAACTCGTCATCTGGGATAAGGATCGCTTTTCCAAGAATGACTACCTGGGCGAAGTTTCGCTTCCCATTGATGAATGGTTTAAATGGAACGGAGGAAACGGCGCCGCTTTTGAAGAAGTCCAATGG CCATTTAACGAACGTGTCCTCTCAACTGACCCCAAGAATCCTGCCACGGGTACTATGCAACTGAAGATCGGCTTTGTCACGCCGCCCGAGGTTAATCACCCCATTGACTTTCAGCAAGCCTACCAACAATTACTCAGTCATTCCATCATGGCCGGCCTGAGTCTTGACACTGCTCCCCCA ACGCGTGGAATCGGCACACTTGGGTCTGGTGACGAGGCTGAAGACTTTGATGACGACGGGCTTAGTAGCGATGACGAAGAATCAGATGATGAACTCGGACCTCACTCTCCACCACGTACACCAGCCGACCTGCCTGCACATGCACCTCTCAACATTAGAAAGGACTCGGTTACCCAGCCTCAGGCCCAGCTTTCTCCTCCCCAGCCTAAACCCTTCATCCCTAGATTGTTCTCGGGTGTCAAGCGCCCATCTATCAGTAGACAAGATTCGGCAGCTTCAACCGCAACAACCGGGAAATCAGACACTAATGGAGCTGCCGCACCCAAGCCCAAGCCTCCCTCGCTGGCCCAGCCAACTGAGAAAAGGAAAACTAGGAGATACAAAAAACGTGGCAGTAAAGACAAGGACATTGACTACCAGCTTGATGCCGGTGCCGACATCCAAGGTATCGTCATGATTGAAGTATCTGGCGCTACTGATCTACCAAAGCTAAAAAACG TGACTCGTACTGGGTGGGACATGGATCCTTTTGTAGTCATCGCTTTCAGCAAAAAAGTCTTTCGTACTCGCGTTATTCGTCATTCCCGCACTCCTGTTTGGGACGAGAAGCTCTTGTTCCACGTCCGCCGACATGAAACTAATTTCAAGATCAACTTCTCAGTTTTGGATTGGGATAAGATGTCGGGCAACGATCATATCGGCGATGTCTCATTGGATCTTCCAGAACTCATGAAAGACCTCCCGGCCCGCGACCCAAATACTGGACTTTATCCACTGCTTGCAGAGCCTACCGAATCAGAACTAAGGGCATTTACTCTTGACTTGGTACCTACGAAGGAAGCGTCGTGGGAAGGCAAGCACAAGCCCACTCTGACGATCAA GGCCAAATATCAGCCGTATGATGCGCTCCGACAACGTTTCTGGCGTCAGTACCTCGAGCAATACGACGCCGATAACACCGGTCTCATATCTCACATCGAGCTTACATCAATGCTCGACTCGCTCGGCTCCACCCTTTCCGCTCAAACTCTCGACGGGTTCTTCGCTCGATTCAACAGGAATCCCGAGAGCGAAGAATTAACTTTCAACGAGGCGGTTCAGTGCCTCGAAGAAGAACTCGCCAAGCCTACTGCGGACAGGCGCAAAGTTGTGGCCGAAGAGCCCAGCACAGGTACCGCCACACCGTTGGCGCTCGATCCTTCCATGGTATCTCCCGGTATTGGCACACTCAACTTTGTAGGACAGGATGCACGCCCTCCACCTGGCCGGAGCAACTCTGAGATCGAACAAGTTCCGCACGAGTCGAATCAGAATGTCATTGATCCTAACAATCCTGGCCAATACGCAAATATCAACGTCAGTTCCTCAGACGAGGAAGACTCGGGCTCGGCCAGCTCATCGAGTGGGTTCGAACGTGTGGTTAATATCAAGACATGCCCGCTATGCCACCGGCCGCGCCTCAAGGGCAAGTCCGAGGCTGATATCGTCacgcacttggctgtatgcgcGAGTGGCGACTGGGCTCGGGTGGACCGCATCGTCGTGGGCAACTTTGTGACTGCGAGCCAGGCCCAGAGGAAATGGTATACGAAGATGTTGACCAAGATTACGGCGGGCGATTACCAGCTTGGTGCA AATTCAGCAAACATCATTGTGCAGAACCGCATTACTGGGCAACTTGAAGAAGAGAAAATGCAGGGATACGTCCGCATTGGTATTAGACTGCTCTACAAG GGAGCTAGCAGCCGTATGGAGGGTGGCCGAG CTCGCAAGTTACTCAAATCCATGTCGATTAAGCAGGGCCAAAAATACGACTCTCCAGAATCTGCGCGTGAAATCCCAGCTTTCATTGAATTCCACAATTTGAATGTTGAAGAGATCAAGGACCCGTTGGACTCGTTTA AATCGTTCAATGAATTCTTCTACAG GAAGCTCAAAGAAACTGCTCGTCCAGTTGATGAGCCAGGAAATCCGTCGCGTGCGGTTTCTTGTGCTGACTGCCGTATGATGGCATTTGAGACCGTCAGCGAGGCTACTCGATTGTGGATCAAGGGCCGCGAATTCTCTGTGAAACGATTGCTTGGGGAAACTTATGCGCATGAGGCCCCGAAGTATGACGGTGGCGCACTTGGCATCTTTAGGCTCGCTCCCCAG GATTATCACAGATTCCACAGTCCGGTAGACGGTGTGGTAGGGCCAATGACCTACATCGCAGGCGAATATTACACCGTTAAC CCCCAAGCCATTCGTACTCAGCTTGATGTCTACGGGGACAATGCGCGTAAAATCGTCCCAATCGACTCACCGGTGTTTGGACGTGTAATGTGTGTCTGTATTGGTGCAATGATGGTAGGGTCGATTGTCACCACTGTCAAGGAGGGAGAGTCAATTGCACGCGGCCAAGAGTTTGG CTACTTCGCATTCGGTGGAAGTACTATTGTCATACTCTTTGAAAAGGGTAAACTGAAGTGGGACGATGATTTACTTAGCAACAGTAGTTCGACTCTCGAAACTCTTGTACGCGTGGGAATGGGTGTTGGTATAAGACCTGCATAG
- a CDS encoding ABC transporter transmembrane region: MAKNLFQKLWHPDPASPNFAEGKTVPDVDANVFSQFTFWWLTPLLRVGWSRPLQSEDLWDLNTQKQASVCGDRIERLFYERCPPRKRPSYMRPFANNIVPEAEREDLEKAEASSCEAATMGEKRPQIEAPWIPLFNHINKWDQSLLRALNRAFFWRFWTAGLFKGVADVLNATTPVVTRLLLTYLSEAYYHSRGTPGAPQPGSASYGFGLAIAVAAMQEVSSLCTNQYFFRAMTTGFLVRTSVISAIFRKGLRLSGRSRAKHSTGQITTMISTDCSRLDTAAAFFHIIWTGPIELIIGIALLIHNLGYSALVGLGVLIVGFPVQAVLIQRMVQARYATVQLTDKRVRLLQEILQGIRLLVLFGWQKHYAEKVLGIRRQELVRIRKASFYHATLVSTITFMPILAATLSFITYALTGHDLNAAIVFSSLQLFNIIRTPLILVPFVAGTCGDAYVALGRIAKFLTSEEMEDQFEVRLENDYAVDIRGTFTWERGGTPQGSTQEEDKDKDATLKSAATETSKPTKEQLAKKKAGDKEKKRLEQEKKKREKERLAKKKRGIDPNDSSDEEEDGSEPFRLVDVNLQVPRGAFVGIVGRIGSGKSSLLQAITGEMRRVVGNVVLGGTTAYAPQQAWIQNMTLRQNVTFGRPDIPNQFNQVVDACALMPDIEMLHDREQTEIGERGVNLSGGQKARINLARVAYFGPDIALLDDPLSAVDSHVSKHILENCLLSGPLADKTRILVTHQLHVLPYVDEVIFMDNGCIVERGKYSDLVIAGGQFSRLVAEYGVAEQTENPKENEDTNATMTPKGEKQGRQILFRYIRAAGGLHWMPFLVLLLSLAQATSVLSMLFLGFWTSNHWNLSQGAYVGIYAGLGFATAVFSFMGSFAFAWAGFIASLNLFSGALSGVLGSPIKFFDTTPIGAIITRLSNDIDTLDANLPQAWFHLLSDTFSILGTVVLVFYTYVWLGIMFPPLFFLYWYFSIYYRRTSIEVKRLDSILRSRLYAAFSEALTGISTIRAYREQPRFVGTSERKIDMGNKAYFMTITCQRYLGVRLDFLGNLLVLGIGLIGVGFRTSADPSKLGIVMTYALTITQTFSQMVTQLAQVEQDMNMVERIVHYRNLEQEPATQLPNDPPREWPQQGGISFRNVALRYREGLPLVLNGLTFNIKPGERVGIVGRTGAGKSSLLTALFRVTPLSGGTIEIDGVNIEEIGIETLRHRFSVIPQDTVLFEGTLRENIDPFKTRTDQQLYSALRRVKLLEPGSKAPPRNSKFHLDNQVRDDLFSAGERQLLALCRSLTKDHCKILILDEATSSVDVDTDRTVQQMIQRHFHGKTLLCIAHRLNTIVFYDRVLVMDEGRLKEYDTPLNLFDNPESHFRAMCDKAGLSRADIVKIREDAEAQL, from the exons ATGGCGAAAAATCTATTCCAGAAACTCTGGCATCCGGATCCTGCATCGCCCAATTTCGCAGAGGGAAAGACAGTGCCCGATGTCGATGCAAACGTCTTCTCTCAATTCACTTTCTGGTGGCTCACTCCTTTGCTTCGTGTAGGGTGGTCACGTCCTCTCCAGTCTGAAG ACCTTTGGGACCTCAACACGCAAAAACAGGCATCAGTTTGTGGAGATCGTATCGAACGGCTATTCTATGAACGGTGCCCTCCCAGGAAGCGGCCCTCTTATATGCGCCCATTTGCTAACAACATTGTACCGGAAGCTGAACGGGAGGATCTCGAAAAAGCAGAAGCATCGAGTTGCGAAGCAGCGACGATGGGCGAGAAACGTCCGCAAATCGAGGCCCCGTGGATCCcacttttcaatcacataAATAAGTGGGACCAAAGTCTATTGAGGGCACTCAATCGAG CATTCTTTTGGCGATTTTGGACGGCAGGATTATTCAAGGGCGTTGCAGATGTATTGAATGCCACCACTC CCGTTGTCACTCGTCTACTCTTGACATACCTCAGCGAAGCTTATTACCATTCCCGTGGTACTCCTGGTGCGCCTCAGCCTGGGTCTGCCAGCTATGGCTTTGGCCTGGCCATTGCTGTCGCAGCCATGCAAGAAG TCAGTTCGCTATGCACGAACCAGTATTTCTTCAGGGCTATGACAACAGGATTCTTGGTTCGTACCAGCGTGATCTCTGCTATCTTTCGTAAAGGTTTACGACTTTCTGGTCGATCCCG CGCGAAACATTCAACCGggcagattacaactatGATCAGCACCGATTGTTCCAGACTTGACACGGCTGCTGCTTTCTTCCATATTATTTGGACGGGTCCGATCGAACTTATCATTGG TATTGCATTACT CATTCATAATCTGGGATACTCTGCTCTAGTCGGTCTCGGCGTGCTCATCGTTGGATTCCCGGTG CAAGCAGTTCTCATTCAAAGAATGGTTCAAGCCCGGTATGCAACTGTTCAGCTTACCGACAAGCGAGTCCGACTCCTTCAAGAAATTCTCCAAGGCATTCGGCTCTTGGTGCTTTTT GGCTGGCAGAAGCACTACGCCGAAAAAGTATTAGGAATCCGCAGACAGGAGTTGGTTCGCATTCGGAAGGCG TCTTTTTATCACGCTACACTCGTTTCGACAATCACGTTTATGCCAATTTTGGCCGCAACTTTATC GTTCATTACATATGCGCTGACTG GCCATGATCTCAATGCGGCAATCGTCTTCTCCAGTCTGCAACTTTTCAATATT ATCCGTACTCCGCTCATATTGGTGCCTTTT GTTGCTGGTACCTGTGGTGATGCTTACGTTGCTCTGGGACGTATCGCTAAATTCCTAACCAGCGAGGAGATGGAAGATCAGTTTGAGGTACGGCTCGAAAACGACTACGCTGTTGACATCCGCGGTACATTCACCTGGGAACGGGGGGGCACGCCTCAAGGGTCTACTCAAGAAGAAGACAAGGATAAAGATGCAACATTGAAAAGCGCGGCTACCGAGACTTCCAAGCCGACCAAAGAGCAGCtggcgaagaagaaggcGGGCgacaaggaaaagaaaagactGGAACAGGAAAAGAAGAAACGGGAGAAGGAGCGACTGGCAAAAAAGAAGAGGGGAATAGATCCCAACGATTCTTcagacgaggaagaagatgggTCTGAGCCGTTTCGCCTGGTGGATGTCAACCTCCAAGTTCCACGCGGAGCCTTCGTCGGCATTGTGGGAAGGATCGGTA GCGGAAAGTCGTCCTTGCTCCAAGCGATCACTGGAGAAATGCGTCGTGTGGTTGGCAATGTGGTTTTAGGTGGGACGACCGCGTACGCACCGCAGCAAGCATGGATTCAGAACATGACTCTGCGTCAGAACGTTACTTTTGGGAGGCCAGATATCCCGAACCAGTTCAATCAGGTGGTGGATGCTTGCGCGCTCATGCCGGATATCGAAATGCTCCACGATAGAGAGCAAACCGAAATCGGAGAGCGAGGTGTGAATTTATCAG GTGGCCAAAAAGCTCGAATCAATCTTGCAAGGGTTGCCTACTTCGGCCCAGATATTGCCCTTTTGGACGATCCTTTGAGTGCAGTCGATAG CCATGTCTCTAAACACATTCTTGAAAATTGTCTCCTTTCTGGTCCGCTTGCTGATAAGACTCGTATTTTGGTCACCCATCAACTCCACGTGCTTCCATACGTTGACGAAGTCATTTTCATGGACAACGGCTGCATTGTTGAGAGGGGTAAATACTCGGACTTGGTTATCGCCGGAGGGCAATTCAGCAGACTTGTTGCTGAATATGGTGTGGCTGAACAAACCGAAAACCCGAAGGAAAATGAAGACACAAATGCAACCATGACGCCCAAGGGCGAAAAACAAGGGAGGCAGATTCTTTTCCG TTACATTCGCGCAGCTGGAGGGCTGCACTGGATGCCCTTCTTGGTACTCTTACTGAGCCTGGCACAAGCTACCAGC GTTTTGAGTATGCTTTTCCTTGGTTTCTGGACTTCAAACCATTGGAACTTGTCTCAAGGTGCATACGTAGGCATCTATGCAGGCCTAGGATTTGCCACAGCAGTCTTCTCATTCATGGG TTCATTCGCTTTCGCATGGGCGGGGTTCATTGCATCGCTGAACCTATTCTCTGGTGCTTTGAGCGGCGTATTAGGCTCTCCGATCAAGTTTTTTGACACCACACCTATAGGCGCTATTATCACAAGACTAAGCAATGATATTGATACCCTTGATGCCAACCTGCCTCAGGCATGGTTTCAT TTACTATCCGATACGTTTAGCATATTAGGCACCGTAGTGCTTGTTTTCTATACATACGTATGGCTTGGAATAA TGTTTCCTCCTCTATTCTTCCTCTACTG GTACTTCTCCATATACTACCGAAGAACGAGCATAGAAGTCAAGCGGCTAGATTCAATCCTACGTTCCCGCTTGTATGCGGCTTTCTCAGAAGCGTTGACTGGTATAAGtaccatccgcgcttatcgAGAACAACCTCGGTTTGTTGGAACATCGGAGAGAAAGATTGACATGGGGAACAAAGCATATTTCATGACAATAACATGCCAA CGTTATCTGGGTGTCAGGCTGGATTTCTTGGGAAACCTACTTGTTTTAGGCATCGGTCTAATTGGCGTTGGATTCAGGACGAGCGCAGACCCATCCAAGCTTGGAATTGTAATGACCTACGCCTTGACTATT ACACAAACATTTTCTCAGATGGTTACTCAACTCGCACAAGTAGAACAAGACATGAACAT GGTCGAACGTATTGTTCATTATCGCAACCTTGAGCAAGAGCCCGCGACACAACTGCCCAACGACCCCCCGCGTGAATGGCCACAACAAGGGGGGATCAGCTTTCGGAATGTGGCCCTTCGTTATAGGGAGGGCTTGCCCTTGGTGCTGAACGGCCTAACATTTAATATCAAACCTGGAGAAAGAGTTGGCATTGTAGGGAGAACGGGAGCAG GAAAATCGTCATTACTCACTGCATTGTTTCGTGTTACTCCATTGTCTGGCGGAACCATTGAGATAGATGGCGTGAACATTGAAGAGATTGGGATCGAAACATTGAGGCATCGATTCAGTGTCATTCCTCAAGATACTGTGCTGTTCGAAG GCACTCTTCGGGAAAATATCGACCCTTTCAAAACCAGGACCGACCAGCAATTGTACTCCGCTCTGCGAAGAGTCAAGTTACTAGAGCCCGGCTCGAAGGCACCACCTAGAAACTCGAAATTTCATCTAGACAATCAAGTTCGGGATGATTTATTCAGTGCTGGAGAGCGACAGTTATTGGCACTG TGTCGGTCTTTGACCAAGGATCATTGTAAAATACTGATTCTGGATGAGGCAACATCTAGTGTAGATGTAGATACCGACCGCACGGTTCAACAAATGATTCAACGCCACTTTCACGGAAAGACACTACTCTGCATTGCACATCGCC TTAATACTATCGTATTTTATGACAGGGTCCTGGTTATGGATGAAGGACGTCTGAAAGAGTATGATACTCCGCTAAATCTCTTTGATAACCCAG AATCCCACTTCCGAGCCATGTGCGATAAAGCAGGACTCTCGCGCGCCGATATTGTGAAGATCCGCGAGGACGCTGAGGCACAACTTTGA